Within Gambusia affinis linkage group LG01, SWU_Gaff_1.0, whole genome shotgun sequence, the genomic segment TGCCCTTCATCTCTGGCATCCGGGTCAACTAGCCCCCCTAGACCTGGACACCAAGCCTAACGGACTTCAAGCTCCATAGCAGGTCAGACCTGGTGGCGACGTGTGGTCTGCTGTAGCATCTGCCACCCCCTCAAGGTGAAGCCCCGGCCCCCGGCTGAGAGCCTGCAGCGCCAGCAGAGGCAGAGTGACGGCAGCTGGGCTGCTGTTTTTCTACCAACGTCCAGTATATGAACAGAGAACCTCAGCTGTACACGCATTCCCACTCGCGCCTGTTTCTGTCTGCATGCTGTCACCATGGCGATAGGTTTCCACTCATCTGCTGGCTGCTTTGCCCGGACCCTTCAGCATCACGTCTCAGAGTTGACTTCATGTATTAGAGatgtttcacagaaaatgaaCGATATTATGTGGAGGGACACGCTAAAGGCTTTTCCCAATCAGAAGCATTTAAATGGAGGACGTGTTGATGCAGAGTCTAAATCTTGTACAGCCTTTTTTCTACATCTACTGCTTACTTACTCACCATAAAATCAATATCCATATTTATTCCTGACCCCACTCTCTTAAGGTGGTAAAAGACGCAACATGTTGTGTCACCTGGTTAGCTTCAAAATGGGAATATTTCTataaaagtcatgttttctcatgtgcattttctcattttgagcATCTTGTTCTACGTCTGCAGAAACAATGAAACCCCCAGACAGGAGAACCAGGTCCAGATCCCAACCACAGAGAGCCTGTGGTTGGGATCTGGACCTGGTTCTGACTGGCTGGGAGGGGGAAGAAGATGGTCACTCTCTCCTGTGATCACctcctgcttttctttcatCTCCTGATATTTTCTAGACAGGGAgagattaattaaaataagaacCGCCTGAAGCAGGGATAGAAAAGGGACCAGCAGGAGAAAATTGACCTCCACTTTTGAGAGGcctaaatgtaaatgtttctgtagatttttacttcttttgtttctctctcgctctctcaaTGAGACACGCCGCAATATCACATTAGATGTGCTGTTTAGCTGAGCAGTGTGTCTTTTGTTATTTGAAACATTACACAACATAGGACACctgaactttgtttttgttttattttgtttgtttttttttctctaaaactgTAGAAGAGCGTAGCATGGTGAGCCTCTGGTTCTTTTCTATAATGGGTGAAGCTGTAAGTGTGGCAGAGTTGGGTCTGGGGAATCTTCTGGTGCTCAGGGTTTGGCTTTGGTCCTGGCTGCTTTTTCATCcactttgttttccagatgTGTGCTCATCTTGTGGTGTCCCCTCACGTTCACTTAGCCCTTAGCATCATTTGGAGTCACCAGGCATGATGACTTGTCATactgtttaatatttaagcagtttttttttttttttttttaaatcagtgattTATAAAGACTGTAGCACAAACTCGGACGTCCTCTAAGAACTCCTAGATTCTCATGTTGGAAGCGCAGTGAGTTCCAAAGTTGTCCCAATAACTCTCACACATTTCCATGAACAGTTTGTGCATCTGTGTACAAACCACAAACAGACCAAAGGGAGATGTTTAAATGTATCCGTGGCGCATCGCAGTGGGAAGGAATGTTCCGGTCGGGAAATTGCACTGAAGTCTTGACCTccacattttgtgtttcataATAAAGTCTTCCTGTCATGGTTTATAATTCTGAAACAGAGACTATATTAAAGGATGGAGGATGCCACTCTGAGGCGTCCCAGTGGTAGAAGGTCTACTGTGACTCCGGTGGTGACGCATTGTGtgttggctctttttttttttttttttttaacaaagagcCTTTTACTGCGTCCGTAAACTCACAATGTCACACTCTTTCACCCACCTATTTGTCGTTACTGCCTCTGATTATAGGCATGTGGTCCTGCTGAACCAGTTGAATTTCAGCTGTCAGGTATGCAGTGGTGCCCAGAGGGGGTCATGACCCCTGTTGAAAAATGCTGCCTCCCAGAGAATCATGTTCAATACATACAAAGGCATACAGGCCATCTTCTTCAATCAAGTGTGTTCCAATTCAATAAACAAGTATATGCCCTAGTCATTCTTCAGAGTTCAATATTGGAATAATTTGGTCCCTTTTAGAGGCACCTAAAGGGAGGTGCTAATATTTACTAATCCAAAATTGAAAGGTTTATATAATTAGAAGTCAAAAATCTCTTCTTACCTAGACTGCTGCTACTGAAACTTCATATTTCATATCACATTACATGCTTTGAAAGCTCACTGACTGGTTGTTGTGCTGATTTACACACCCTATGTTAATCAGTTATCTAATAGTCAAGTGGCAATAGCATTCTGTTCCATCAGTCCTCTGGCTTTAATCAAAACGAAACACAACGTGTCATAAAATATCAACTGAATACTTAAACATGTCACTTGAAAGGTGCTGAATTCCCCTTATTACATTAAAtgcttcatatttttattgaattggaACAAACATTAACACAATCCAATGATTTGTGTACTAGTCGAGGCCCAAACTTCGCCTGTTAGCAATGTTTTCAGCACCTACAGTTTGTCTCGGCTACTGTTTTAGTAGATTGGACCTGCAAATCCCATCAgagtttgatcatttatttctgtcagtcCCTCTGCAGCGTCTGTCTCTGCAGAGACGATTCATTCCTGCCACATTCAACAAGATAAAACTTTGGTCTAAATTTGAATAACAGCTCTGTAAaggtgatgtttttgtttaccttttaaTGTGAGACATGTAGCTTCTCGACAAAGTACCTTGTGGGAGATTTTTGGTAAATGATTAAAAGTTGTGGGCACATGCACAGATTTTATGCTGCATTTTACCTGCATAGAGAATCTATATGGCAGGTTTTCCACTCTGACTGAAAACTGTTGACTGCATTTATTCAGCACTGCttgtataaaataaagttgagGTTATTATCTAAacgcctttgtttttttgttttttttctccccctcatAAAATTCAGCATTGTTTTGTGATGGTCAAGTAACAGTGAGAAGGACTAAATGATCGCAGCGTATGGGATATTATTGCAACAGGTGTCATGGTTTTATGGTAATAAAAGGTATGCAATAAgcaaaatacatacaaatattgcgcaaaaaaaaaagatgtagaaAGATTTCATCTTAAATAACATTCATTACACACCGTTAAATATTTCAGgcctttatttattgtaatgcTGGCAGTGCGAGGCAAGAACTAATGAGAAAtcaaatcagcatctccatccAGCTGGTCAGCAGAGGGAGGGATAAAGTGCTCTAGAATTTCTTGCTAGATTCTGCACTGACTGTGAGCTTTAGAAAACCCAGTGAACCAAAACCATCACTGACTGTGAGCTTTAGAAAACCCAGTGAACCAAAaccatcactgactgtggaaacttcacaaGAGCCCTATTGTTGTGAAGAGTTGCATGTTAGATTGGAGGGGATGGATGTCAAGGAGTAGCATGAGGCTTCCATCTCTGCCCTGGCTCGACCTCACCACCATGGCTGAGGACCCCCTAGAGAGCCCCAGCGAGGACAGAAAAGAGATCCCGCAGCAGCAACATCCCAGCTGCAGGAGTCTGGGCACACAAACCCTAGCCCAGACCAGGAAGAATACGAGGTTTTAAAGAGACCGATGTCCattttcaaggtgttaaattggGCATCTCACTTTTACTATGCCTTTATTTTGATAGCCTACTGTGCTCTGTCAGGATGTAGAGGTGATCTTTAGAgtaaagtaaaagaaagcaGACTAAGTATTTATACAGtttcctttaaattttaataaatttaaacaaactagagcatttatattttcagtcttttctccGTTACCAGCCCTGCCCTCTCCCCCAACACTGCTGTCTTCTCCACTGCTTCATACAACGACCATTCAAAAGTAAGATGCACATTGtttaaagctaaagaaaaaaagacaagatgaTATCGCAAAAACATAATTGCTTGAACCACCCTtcgttaaaaacatttcttctttggTTTTTGCGAAGCCAGCCCTATAATCGATCACCGATAACAGGATACGATCAGTCGCTcggtattttattttgaacgCATGCGCAGTACTGGTTCTTCCTTTCTGCTAGCTTCTCAGCCATGGCGCCTATTGTAAGTGAAGCGCTCTGTTGTTACAGTATTAATTACAGCTCAATAGCCAGTGGTAGCTTCCGAGAAAATTGGCTGTCGTGACAGTGCAACTGTGGTTTAAGGTTTTAGTGTAATAAAATACGACTAACGGCCGGTTATGAGGCGGCTTGTTGTTAGTTTGGGTCTGCGGCGgcctgttagctgttagctcgTAGCTCACCACGTTGTTCCCCCAGCTGATGGCTCCCTTAGCTTCTGCTGAGATTAAATGGCTAACGAGAACAGCTGATAAGCTTGGTTTATTGCTTTCTTTATACTCCTGTAGCAACTGAAACCGAGCTGAACCAAACGGCTAAAACGTTTAGAAACACCCAGGAATCAGCGTTTGGTTCCGCCGTCTATGAAACAAAAATAGCCCCAGTTAAACCAGACCAGTGTTTTAgtccagttttaaaatatatgtgtgtgtatttattgaAAGTGTTTTCTTCTATTAGCAGAAGAAGCAGAACACCGGCAAAGgtgggaagaagaagaagcaggtgctgaagttcactctggactgcACCCATCCTGTTGAAGATGGCATCATGGACGCTGCTAACTTTGTAAGTGCCGCTCACCTCGGCTCTACCCCTACATGGGCTCTGCACTCACATTCTGCTGTTGTTTATAGGATCACGTCTGTTTTGGCCAGTAGGAACCATGTTCTGATCACGGAACAAATGTGATTTCTTGACGAGATGCTAATTAGCGACCACAGCAGCTTCCCTGTTTGGTAGTCTGGGATTGTGCTCTTCTGAGAAATCAGCAAAATGTCCGATTGTCTGCAGATTAACATGCAGAGGATGTTGCACGGCAGCTTGACATGAGGGTCACAACACGGATGTTACTGTGTGTGAGTGGAGAGATGTAAACAGAAAGACTGTAATGATCCAAATAATCAGATGCTCTCTAAACatgaagctgaagttggttttcgattgttttatttagctttcacaaatcaaataatGGTTTCACAACCCGAGTTTAAGACATTCTGCTACTGGCCTATAATAATCTagtccaggtttgaagagtTTAAATGTAGTAGATTTAACACTAGAGATTCTCATGGTGGTGAAAGATAAGGTGGAATTGTCCTTTAGTCATTTCCTCAGTTTTAAGCCAACTTCAGCTCTAGAGGAAGGCTGGGTGATGATCACAAAGCTCAGGGCTGGAAGACGCCACTGAAACACTTGACAcgccaaaacatttaaatctcatGATCAGCAGATCAGTGTGAACTATGAATGCATTAAAATCAGTCAGTCACTGTAACGCACATTACTGTCAGATTCAGTTTATTGTGCTTTTGGCCTAAACTTGATGCCCGAGTGTAAGAAGACAGCTTtcgaagagagaaaaaatatatactgaaAAGATTAAAGTTTGATGTCAAAGGCCACTAGAGGcgacaaaataattttgtgattttgtagCCATGTCAGCAGAAAACAGCCgtattttcagcaacatggcagcACAAATACCCAGTCTGATCCGTGAAATTATGAAGCCGTTTGGTTTTTAAGATCATTACGTGAGCAAGAGAAGCTGCACGTCCATGTTGGACAGCCAGACAAGTTGACTGCATCTTCTGTTAAAGGCAACTTGTATTAATGACGCTGCACTAACACAACCCTTGTGCGACTGGTTTGCAGGAGCAGTTCCTGCAGGAGCGCATCAAGGTGAACGGGAAAGCTGGCAACCTGGGCGGGGGCGTGGTGTCCATCGAGAGGAGCAAGAGCAAGATCACAGTTTCCTCTGAGGTCCCTTTCTCTAAGAGGTGAGGACCAGTCAGTGTTTACCTTCAGGGTACTGTGGAGGAAACGTCACCATGGAAACGGATCACCTCCGCCTGCTGTTTGGGTGAAAGGGCAGCTGGAGTCACCACTGTTTACAACCCGTTTGTGTTGTTTATAGAACACATGCCTTCATAAATGTGTCTTTATATAAAATAAGATGTGCAAAATTCTTTGCTCTACTActttataaaacactttaaaaacagcgGCTTTGACAAAATGTTGGACAGATTGCAAACATTAAGTCTGTGGACgggacaaaagaaaatgcacaatAAGATCAGTAAAACACTAAAAGGTCTGAAAGCCAAGGATTACGAGGAGGGGTGGGCGTGTTTCCCTCTCTGCAACTCTGGTTACAAGCCGAGCAGCAGCGTACAGGAGGGGCCTGAGGGACGACTGGCTGTTTAAATATATCCTGATTAAATAATGTGTATGATTTATGTGGGCTCAGAAGTCATTAACCCCATCATTATGTGGCTTAATGTGAACCAGGTTTTATTCAGAACAGAAGTGCTGACATCGCAGAGCTGTaagagtcaataaaaaaaaacaagaaaacacaggaGGATCTGTACTTCCATCTGTCCAGAACATAaacaactgctgctgctgcggcagTGTGTTCTGTATCCTCTCGGCTCCCAAAATGGACCAGCACCAGCTTCTAATAATGGTTGAGGTCTTACTTTACATGTTAGAGGACTTATTCTGATGTTAGGTGCATAATGTTGCTGTCTCCAGAATCACCAAGTTCCCTGTTCTGTTGGCTCGTTCATTCAGTAGAACACTTGGCTGTTGTAGAAAGTCCAGAAACGTGTGATTTTTGTGTTGATGCTTGAATGTTTCCCTAAAAAAAGGATGATTTATCCTGGCATTTTGAGTCAGGAAAATGTTCAGGAACCCTAAACGTCAGATGGTATCCTATTAATCACACCAGCAGGACAAACGGGAGCACATCTACTGCAGGTTTCAGACAATGGGAAAGGATGAAAGAATGGCCTGTTTTCTCTTATTCCATAGTGTGAATAGCAAGtgtcttggaaaataaaaccttggTTTGCTTACTTGGAAAAATGAGCTAACAACAGAGGTTTcagtgaagatttttttctt encodes:
- the LOC122832760 gene encoding 60S ribosomal protein L22 isoform X2; protein product: MAPIKKQNTGKGGKKKKQVLKFTLDCTHPVEDGIMDAANFEQFLQERIKVNGKAGNLGGGVVSIERSKSKITVSSEVPFSKRYLKYLTKKYLKKNNLRDWLRVVANTKESYELRYFQINQDEEEEEDED
- the LOC122832760 gene encoding 60S ribosomal protein L22 isoform X1, with protein sequence MAPIQKKQNTGKGGKKKKQVLKFTLDCTHPVEDGIMDAANFEQFLQERIKVNGKAGNLGGGVVSIERSKSKITVSSEVPFSKRYLKYLTKKYLKKNNLRDWLRVVANTKESYELRYFQINQDEEEEEDED